A genomic stretch from Fusarium musae strain F31 chromosome 9, whole genome shotgun sequence includes:
- a CDS encoding hypothetical protein (EggNog:ENOG41), translating into MRTMDDNGTATEDRFPLRLDGLGSNGRHSDTAGRKGRVALACKRCKRRKQRVSQPYALPRRSTYKTPQCDGSHPTCKSCERVGTPCIYERTIRPHYPGGKTLYINALEERIAFLEARLPDHAQDHFETLAPSSVVDGQENDVNTQAYPESSSSHRGSVSEDLDGYERNSIIDGVAYLSLCASGTAEATPDPSYLGSSSGAAIARMIQRSIFHNSRNGITRPSNFPRQPNPSVDPYLESLAPALHLHPDEPSHSFPFPDEARHLFDIFFDRMHTRWPILDRKKYTELFERQYQQGTLSITQRSIMHLIYAIAARFEQLTRKPSQVDPEKHLLAAIEPMDYILEQHNLATVQFLLLLAVHGQRSPYGAGAWSQVRYAVSLCIELGLHRERQGPPPGADVARDLEIRRRAFWSCYCLDRGTSVVLGRAFAISDRDINVSMPSPGREYWDLTHASSLGDDHTVEWCNIEPFIHIIKLEKIQSRIHRTVFRVDKDIFSGPVEDRVKLDQKMASIRADLDKWIQTTPQSPKDNGKITWLYDPESTNQDAGDFYSLQYHKAVLALFTVLLPSLATTDPRFITTARSAACVCIAYKRLNQQRTLTYTMISLHSCFVAGLTLMYCIWKDKSLFSYHVVEATQACSQSLTVFGEKWAGAVKYRDIFDALSGSLLKTLMSPGGLSGDTGMGVHPTPPLQTKFDRPSFSTSPGLSSHQPHSISQTSNESDDITMRDLVSDAVKEAFMEVDEEAPGGWHGWHMWNEMLGENPSASELSTSNVFSGAAKGGKDVWNLSQGDLDLSRGWDFSAQ; encoded by the exons ATGAGAACTATGGACGACAACGGAACTGCCACTGAAGACCGGTTCCCATTACGTCTCGATGGTCTT GGTTCCAATGGGAGGCATTCCGACACTGCAGGCCGCAAGGGCCGCGTTGCACTAGCCTGCAAGCGATGCAAGAGACGTAAACAGCGGGTAAGTCAGCCTTACGCACTCCCTAGAAGATCTACTTACAAGACGCCCCAGTGCGATGGCTCCCATCCAACGTGTAAGTCCTGCGAAAGGGTTGGTACTCCATGTATTTACGAGAGAACAATCCGGCCGCACTACCCTGGCGGCAAGACATTATACATCAATGCTCTTGAAGAGCGTATCGCATTCCTTGAGGCAAGATTACCAGATCATGCGCAAGATCATTTTGAGACTCTTGCGCCGTcttctgttgttgatggtcaAGAAAATGATGTCAACACGCAGGCTTATCCTGAGTCTTCGTCATCGCATCGCGGTTCTGTATCAGAGGATCTAGATGGCTATGAGCGCAATTCCATcattgatggtgttgcaTATCTCTCTTTATGTGCTTCAGGAACAGCTGAAGCGACTCCAGATCCATCATATCTGGGTTCAAGTTCAGGCGCTGCCATCGCTCGAATGATACAGCGGTCCATCTTTCACAACTCCAGGAATGGCATCACTCGTCCGAGCAATTTCCCAAGACAACCGAACCCTTCTGTCGACCCATATCTCGAAAGCCTAGCTCCAGCTCTTCACCTCCATCCGGATGAACCGTCTCACAGCTTCCCTTTCCCAGATGAAGCACGTCATCTcttcgacatcttcttcGATCGAATGCACACCCGATGGCCAATCCTAGACAGGAAGAAATACACTGAGCTTTTCGAACGTCAATATCAGCAGGGTACTCTATCCATAACCCAAAGAAGCATCATGCATCTCATCTACGCTATTGCTGCACGCTTTGAACAGCTTACACGCAAGCCATCACAAGTCGATCCTGAGAAGCATTTACTGGCAGCGATTGAACCGATGGATTACATCTTAGAACAGCATAACCTTGCTACAGTTCAGTTCCTCTTGTTACTTGCGGTTCATGGCCAGAGATCACCTTACGGGGCTGGTGCTTGGAGTCAAGTCCGCTATGCGGTTTCGCTCTGCATTGAGCTTGGTTTGCATCGTGAGCGGCAGGGACCACCGCCAGGTGCTGATGTGGCGAGGGACTTGGAGATTCGTCGACGAGCGTTTTGGTCGTGTTATTGTCTGGATCGAGGTACTAGTGTAGTACTAGGAAGAGCATTTGCGATATCTGACAGAGACATCAATGTTTCA ATGCCAAGCCCTGGTCGAGAGTATTGGGACTTGACGCATGCATCTTCGCTGGGCGATGATCATACAGTGGAGTGGTGCAACATCGAACCCTTCATTCATATCATTAAGCTCGAGAAGATCCAGTCGCGCATTCACCGCACTGTCTTCAGGGTCGATAAGGACATATTCTCTGGTCCAGTCGAAGATCGCGTCAAGTTGGATCAGAAGATGGCATCTATACGAGCAGACCTCGATAAATGGATTCAGACGACGCCTCAGTCGCCCAAAGATAATGGCAAGATCACTTGGCTCTATGATCCTGAGAGTACAAACCAAGACGCCGGAGACTTTTACAGTCT CCAATATCACAAAGCAGTCTTGGCCCTCTTCACAGTCTTACTTCCCTCTCTAGCCACGACCGATCCCCGGTTCATCACAACAGCACGATCAGCTGCATGTGTCTGCATAGCATACAAACGACTGAACCAACAAAGGACTCTGACATACACCATGATCTCTCTTCACAGTTGTTTCGTCGCCGGACTCACTCTGATGTACTGTATCTGGAAGGACAAGAGTCTGTTCAGCTATCACGTCGTCGAGGCTACGCAGGCATGTTCCCAGAGCCTCACTGTATTTGGCGAGAAATGGGCAGGCGCTGTAAAATACCGCGATATTTTTGATGCCCTTTCAGGTAGTCTTTTGAAGACTCTCATGAGCCCTGGTGGATTGTCTGGTGATACGGGAATGGGTGTGCATCCGACTCCCCCTTTGCAGACCAAGTTTGACCGGCCAAGCTTCAGCACCAGCCCAGGGTTATCGTCGCATCAACCTCACTCCATCTCACAGACTAGCAATGAGTCAGACGATATCACGATGCGTGATCTTGTTTCGGACGCTGTCAAGGAGGCTTTCATGgaagttgatgaggaagcaCCTGGTGGTTGGCATGGCTGGCACATGTGGAATGAGATGCTAGGTGAAAATCCTAGTGCTTCAGAACTTTCCACATCCAATGTGTTTTCTGGAGCGGCGAAGGGTGGCAAGGATGTTTGGAACTTGTCGCAGGGTGACTTGGACCTGAGCAGAGGTTGGGACTTCAGCGCACAGTGA
- a CDS encoding hypothetical protein (EggNog:ENOG41) has protein sequence MVNIPSRSELTAPFRSKEAFVNFVKTSDTADGQMRVGNERWSNKDLEPTPPEHRNWTCLTGWNTGSSLIAVGLTWQQSFVSCVLGALLASLVVICMARPGVQYHIGFPVLARSSMGMYGAYFFIFIRAIVCIVWYGIQTFYGGSILSVMLRCIFGSSWQNFTNTLSENADISSKVLLAFFLVWLMQFPFMWVHPRNIHYVFTVKGFTMPIAAFAIFGWCMANGGGLNGMNMTSKEAEAAASTTPLGWSIMSGINVIMGGLSPMLVNQPDLARYCQKTRDAGPLQGVSVFVSSVIVFFLGLASTASMQTVYGEAYWNIWDLLDSILDHHWNAGARAGVFFLALAFLLGVFATNFGANSIPFGSDMTGLFPRWLTIRRGQIVCAILGICVVPWKLMANAQAFLSFLGSYNIFMAPLCAVIIVDYFYVRKGNIHVPSCYDGSKHGLYHFWSGVNWVGCFAWIGGTTMGLPGLVGQYQPHLLSDASRYMYMMGWLLTFVTAGVVYTIGVQFVNIRVFPAGRATAKTWEWLAKDGREGFYEDEREGQVIYAQESPSADKTVGEVNAKADDSSL, from the exons ATGGTTAACATCCCATCTCGGAGTGAGCTCACAGCTCCATTTCGATCAAAAGAAGCTTTTGTCAACTTTGTCAAGACATCTGATACGGCGGATGGTCAGATGAGAGTTGGTAATGAGCGATGGTCTAATAAAGATCTTGAACCGACACCACCAGAGCATCGGAACTGGACATG TCTTACAGGATGGAACACTGGTTCATCGCTCATTGCTGTTGGATTG ACCTGGCAGCAATCGTTCGTCTCGTGTGTTCTGGGCGCATTGCTCGCATCGCTGGTAGTCATCTGCATGGCCAGGCCCGGTGTCCAATACCATATTGGTTT TCCCGTCCTCGCTCGATCTAGCATGGGAATGTATGGCGCatacttcttcatcttcatccgaGCCATCGTCTGCATCGTCTGGTACGG AATCCAAACCTTCTACGGCGGATCGATCCTCTCAGTAATGCTCCGCTGTATATTCGGCAGCTCCTGGCAAAACTTCACCAACACCCTCAGCGAAAACGCCGACATCTCCTCAAAGGTCCTTCTGGCTTTCTTCCTCGTTTGGCTAATGCAGTTCCCATTT ATGTGGGTTCATCCTAGAAACATCCACTACGTCTTCACAGTAAAAGGCTTCACCATGCCCATCGCCGCATTCGCCATCTTCGGATGGTGTATGGCCAACGGCGGCGGCTTGAACGGCATGAACATGACGTCCAAAGAAGCAGAGGCCGCTGCGTCTACGACTCCTCTCGGCTGGAGTATCATGTCTGGTATCAACGTCATCATGGGTGGATTATCGCCCATGTTGGTTAATCAGCCTGATCTAGCGCGATATTGCCAAAAGACACGCGATGCAGGCCCTCTTCAGGGCGTTAGCGTCTTTGTATCCTccgtcatcgtcttcttccttggtctTGCGTCGACAGCGTCTATGCAGACTGTTTATGGAGAGGCGTATTGGAATATTTGGGATTTACTTGACTCTATTCTTGATCATCATTGGAATGCGGGTGCTCGTGCTGGAGTCTTCTTCCTGGCGCTGGCTTTTCTGCTGGGTGTCTTTGCGACCAACTTTGGCGCCAACTCGATTCCTTTTGGGTCTGATATGACTGGTCTCTTCCCGAGATGGCTCACTATCCGAAGAGGGCAGATTGTCTGCGCCATCCTGGGAATTTGTGTTGTACCTTGGAAGCTTATGGCGAATGCGCAAGCTTTCTTGTCGTTCCTTGGTAGTTACAACATCTTCATGGCGCCTTTGTGCGCTGTCATCATCGTTGACTACTTCTACGTCCGGAAAGGCAACATCCACGTCCCATCTTGCTACGACGGAAGCAAGCATGGCCTCTACCACTTCTGGTCTGGTGTCAATTGGGTTGGCTGCTTTGCCTGGATCGGAGGAACTACCATGGGCTTGCCTGGTCTCGTTGGACAATACCAGCCTCATCTACTTTCTGATGCATCGCGGTACATGTACATGATGGGCTGGCTTCTTACATTCGTCACTGCTGGGGTTGTCTACACTATCGGCGTTCAGTTCGTCAACATCCGTGTCTTCCCTGCTGGTCGCGCAACGGCCAAGACTTGGGAATGGCTGGCTAAGGATGGTAGAGAGGGCTTCTATGAGGACGAGAGGGAGGGACAGGTCATCTATGCTCAGGAATCACCTTCTGCGGATAAGACTGTCGGGGAGGTGAATGCAAAGGCAGACGATTCGTCGCTGTGA
- a CDS encoding hypothetical protein (EggNog:ENOG41): MLGAIIALANGVGPFLGGAIVQSATWRWVFWMIPIITLPTTAIIWFYLPLKHRSGEYMAKIKKIDYGGIVLNIASTLLLLIPISGGGVTYAWTSAFFIATVIISIFLAVLFVLFEWKLAKLPIMPLRLYRAPHCWALYLQSFLTGLAYFGNFFYLPLYFQSVLGYDALVAGALILAVVIPTSLTSILSGQYMSRVGSYMHCILAGFALWTLGNGLTLIFDRKTKLGPLIGILIVEGAGIGFTLQPTLVGMYANGRSEDRAVTTGLRNFIRTIGGAFGVVISGVILSNTLNKELGGRGIVSHDTIAQLTSSTYSLSSMGLSQQDQDIILDAYMKGLYYTFLFFTVCTGLSLLLTFWVGNTSLKSPAKSEDASGSADREMTEEDERPGQVDLEKAQR, encoded by the coding sequence ATGCTGGGAGCCATCATCGCGCTTGCTAATGGCGTTGGACCCTTCTTAGGCGGTGCAATCGTTCAATCTGCGACTTGGCGATGGGTCTTCTGGATGATACCCATCATCACTCTACCTACTACAGCAATTATCTGGTTCTACCTCCCTCTCAAGCATCGATCCGGAGAATACATGGcgaagataaaaaagatcgACTACGGAGGCATCGTTCTCAACATTGCATCGACACTACTACTTCTGATCCCCATATCTGGAGGAGGCGTCACATATGCCTGGACATCAGCGTTCTTCATCGCCACCGTCATCATCAGTATCTTTCTAGCCGTCCTCTTCGTTCTGTTTGAGTGGAAATTGGCAAAACTGCCAATCATGCCTCTTCGACTCTACCGCGCGCCCCATTGCTGGGCGCTGTATCTGCAGTCTTTCTTGACGGGTTTGGCTTACTTCGGTAATTTCTTCTATCTACCGCTGTACTTCCAATCGGTCCTTGGATATGACGCGTTGGTCGCCGGTGCTCTGATCTTAGCGGTCGTCATTCCGACATCGCTCACGTCTATCCTTTCGGGGCAGTACATGAGTCGCGTCGGAAGTTACATGCACTGCATCCTAGCTGGTTTCGCTCTATGGACGCTTGGAAATGGCCTCACGCTTATTTTCGATCGGAAAACGAAGCTAGGGCCTCTGATAGGCATTCTCATCGTTGAGGGCGCAGGTATTGGGTTCACTCTGCAGCCTACACTCGTGGGAATGTACGCGAATGGTCGCAGCGAGGACAGAGCAGTGACGACTGGCTTGCGGAACTTTATCCGCACAATCGGCGGCGCATTTGGCGTTGTCATTTCAGGCGTTATTCTATCAAACACGCTGAACAAAGAGCTTGGAGGAAGGGGTATCGTGTCCCACGACACGATCGCTCAATTGACGTCATCGACATACTCGTTGAGCAGTATGGGCTTGTCGCAGCAGGATCAGGATATCATTCTGGATGCATACATGAAGGGTCTGTACTACACATTCCTCTTCTTTACGGTATGCACGGGACTAAGTCTGCTTCTGACGTTTTGGGTTGGGAACACGAGCCTCAAATCGCCAGCGAAAAGTGAGGACGCGTCGGGTTCAGCAGATCGAGAGATGacggaagaggatgagagacCTGGACAGGTTGATCTCGAAAAGGCGCAGCGATAG
- a CDS encoding hypothetical protein (EggNog:ENOG41) — MPTTFASHPDYGYDRDFKGYGEKGLVGLKWPNNAKIAVSFVINYEEGGERCVQSGDGVSETNLREHPTTPRMNERDLNGESEYEYGSRVGFWRLFKLFNQHKMKFTLYAVAQAVEQQPEVATRCVEEGHDVASHAYRWVDHHDWSVENEKEYIKKGITSLKSLTGYAPKGWYYGRPSPHSRTLIPQVYEEMGEELVWASDTYADDVPYWIDLPTEREKPNPKGCLMVPYSYDCNDFKFHVVTGFRDSTSFYTHLKNAFDVLYEEGEAGEPKMMTIGLHCRIIGRPGRFKALKDFVEYIAQKEGVWVATRTEIAEAFREQFPYKKGQLA, encoded by the exons ATGCCTACTACTTTCGCCTCGCACCCCGATTACGGCTATGACCGTGACTTCAAGGGTTATGGAGAGAAGGGTCTAGTTGGGTTGAAGTGGCCCAACAATGCCAAGATCGCTGTGTCATTCGTCATCAATTACGAAGAG GGAGGTGAGCGCTGTGTTCAAAGTGGCGATGGCGTCTCAGAGACAAACCTTCGAGAACACCCTACAACACCACGCATGAATGAGCGCGATCTCAACGGCGAATCAGAGTACGAATATGGCTCCCGCGTTGGTTTCTGGCGATTattcaagctcttcaaccaGCATAAGATGAAGTTCACTCTCTACGCTGTTGCACAAGCTGTTGAGCAGCAGCCTGAAGTAGCTACTCGCTGCGTCGAAGAGGGTCACGATGTAGCTTCTCACGCTTACCGCTGGGTAGATCATCATGATTGGTCTGTTGAAAATGAGAAGGAGTACATCAAAAAGGGCATCACCAGTTTGAAGAGCCTGACGGGATATGCTCCTAAGGGATGGTACTACGGGCGTCCTTCGCCGCACAGCCGCACTCTAATCCCCCAAGTTTACGAAGAAATGGGTGAAGAGCTCGTTTGGGCAAGCGATACATACGCCGACGACGTACCGTACTGGATTGATCTCCCCACCGAGCGAGAAAAACCCAATCCCAAGGGCTGTCTGATGGTTCCGTACAGCTACGACTGCAATGATTTCAAGTTTCACGTTGTCACTGGCTTTCGCGACTCTACCAGTTTCTACACCCATCTCAAGAACGCTTTTGATGTGCTGTACGAGGAGGGAGAGGCGGGGGAACCTAAGATGATGACTATTGGCTTGCATTGTCGTATTATTGGAAGACCGGGACGGTTTAAGGCTTTGAAGGATTTTGTGGAGTATATTGCGCAGAAGGAGGGTGTTTGGGTTGCTACGAGGACGGAGATTGCTGAGGCTTTTAGGGAGCAGTTTCCTTACAAGAAGGGTCAATTGGCATGA